One part of the Leptospira terpstrae serovar Hualin str. LT 11-33 = ATCC 700639 genome encodes these proteins:
- a CDS encoding AAA family ATPase — MKIKLNNIGPIECFELDLSNNLIVIFGKNNIGKSYAMSTTYLILKYLMQNDYFDFRYIMNRVINSDLEKLEENLKATQSVQTHIDITADFEKIFTKILRITFLEGFNESLSSSFGGIESIKSKFSNQDSTIEIIGKEIQITLKIIENQLVIDRINLNFSLIVKHAQKHWSIKYNDNETIIHFNAGGTQFFDDLSSVLEKCILDITNNQLESVSLNFLPASRSGLYQALNAFSQIIAELSKRRTFLRKSINLPQIQEPLSDYFIKLSDINIKSKKSDKYTEIVKLLENELLKGEISFDDKSRNIRYSPHNTDLKIDVSLSSSMVSEISPIVAYFKYIVSETLFRPRKQTEYHPIIFIEEPESHLHPYAQIIITEILVKAVKLGCKIIMTSHSSYVFNKLNNLIISKEINYSECANYILEKEESKGSIARNIKSDELGFDDLNFGIVSESLYNEKIDVIRKLNALK, encoded by the coding sequence GTAAATCTTATGCAATGAGTACGACTTATTTAATATTAAAATACTTAATGCAAAATGATTATTTTGACTTCCGCTATATCATGAATAGAGTAATTAATTCTGATCTAGAGAAGTTAGAAGAAAACTTAAAAGCGACTCAATCAGTTCAAACTCATATCGATATTACAGCTGATTTTGAAAAAATATTTACTAAAATCTTAAGAATAACTTTTTTAGAAGGGTTTAATGAATCACTATCAAGTTCATTTGGAGGTATAGAATCAATTAAAAGTAAGTTTTCAAATCAAGATTCGACAATTGAAATAATCGGAAAAGAGATACAAATAACTTTAAAAATAATCGAGAACCAGCTAGTAATCGACCGAATTAACTTAAATTTTTCTCTAATTGTAAAACATGCACAGAAACATTGGTCTATCAAATATAATGACAATGAAACAATTATCCATTTCAATGCTGGCGGAACACAATTTTTCGACGACCTTTCCAGTGTTTTGGAAAAATGCATTTTAGATATTACAAACAATCAATTAGAATCTGTTAGCTTAAATTTTTTACCGGCTTCTAGGAGCGGACTATATCAGGCACTTAATGCATTTAGTCAAATAATTGCTGAGCTTTCAAAAAGAAGAACATTCTTAAGGAAATCAATAAATCTTCCACAGATCCAAGAACCATTATCCGATTATTTTATAAAACTATCGGATATTAACATAAAATCGAAAAAAAGCGATAAATATACGGAGATAGTAAAACTATTAGAAAACGAATTACTAAAAGGAGAGATATCATTTGATGATAAGTCTAGAAATATAAGGTATTCACCACATAATACAGATTTAAAAATCGACGTTTCGTTATCTTCATCAATGGTATCAGAAATTTCACCCATTGTGGCATATTTTAAATATATTGTATCTGAAACTTTATTCAGACCAAGGAAGCAAACAGAATACCATCCAATCATATTCATCGAAGAACCAGAATCGCACCTACATCCTTACGCACAGATTATCATTACTGAAATTCTTGTAAAAGCAGTAAAACTTGGATGTAAAATTATTATGACATCGCATAGTTCTTATGTATTCAATAAACTAAACAATCTTATCATTTCTAAAGAAATAAATTACTCAGAATGTGCAAATTACATTTTAGAAAAAGAAGAATCAAAAGGATCAATAGCAAGAAACATAAAATCAGATGAACTTGGTTTCGACGATCTAAATTTCGGTATCGTATCAGAATCACTTTATAACGAAAAAATAGATGTAATTAGGAAACTAAATGCTCTTAAATAA